One window of Salegentibacter sp. Hel_I_6 genomic DNA carries:
- the dtd gene encoding D-aminoacyl-tRNA deacylase — MRVVLQRVSKASVQINHEINAVMREGLLILLGIETEDTQEDIDWLCNKIVKMRIFNDENDAMNLSLLDIDGDAIVVSQFTLHASTKKGNRPSFIKAAKPDIAIPLYKKFIEKLEKSLGKPVGTGEFGADMKVELINDGPVTILIDSKDKS; from the coding sequence ATGAGAGTAGTTTTACAACGGGTTTCAAAAGCTTCAGTGCAAATAAATCACGAGATTAATGCTGTAATGCGTGAAGGTCTTTTAATTTTACTGGGAATTGAGACAGAAGATACACAGGAAGATATAGACTGGCTTTGTAATAAGATAGTGAAAATGCGCATTTTTAATGATGAAAATGATGCCATGAATCTTTCTTTATTAGACATAGATGGTGATGCCATTGTGGTGAGTCAGTTTACCTTGCACGCGTCTACAAAAAAAGGAAACCGCCCAAGTTTTATAAAAGCAGCAAAACCTGATATTGCTATTCCGCTTTATAAGAAATTTATTGAAAAACTGGAAAAATCTTTAGGAAAACCGGTAGGGACTGGAGAGTTTGGTGCAGATATGAAAGTGGAATTAATTAATGATGGGCCGGTAACAATCTTAATAGATTCTAAAGATAAAAGTTAA
- a CDS encoding DUF3857 domain-containing protein, with the protein MRKILLALFLFFQIGTTIIYSQDYAIFSIDPNLLSNANAIVRNESIEISILSIDKMKIKTQRVVTVLNKYGEQHAQAYDFYDDNIKIKDQQVVVYNSLGEEIDKIKKRDFQDRSLVGSGTLYSDNRLSHLNYTIKDYPITIAYESEVETNSTIFLQPWKPLGSYNLSIENTSYKLLNPKAIPLRYEERNLEDLDLKKNNSDSELFYEAKNISAVKNEYLSPDLSNYSPQVLVALNEFALVGVTGKASNWRELGKWQYDYLLNGKTELPQETILKINELTASADTDREKAEIIYNYVQENTRYISVQLGIGGWEPMNATQVDELGYGDCKALTNYTKALLESQNISSYYTVVYGGDKENIDPDFASMQGNHVILNLPLEEEEIWLECTSQSTPFNYLGDFTDNRKVLKITPEGGEITSTPIYNTQSNLKESITEIQLNESGGFTAAVIRKNSGVPYGDSYGISNMKEEHQKIFYRENWGHLKELEFSKIAFENNRDSIVFTENLEIKGNKLASKAGKRLLLPVNFLQAKTFNLPRNENRILPLVIERGETFKDAFKFQLPKGYIVESIPEPVNIENEFGNFTIKTTIDGTGLNVERLLVLNEGNWDSTKYNSYRKFMHQIKSYSNQKAVLASN; encoded by the coding sequence ATGCGCAAGATTTTATTAGCCCTATTTTTATTTTTTCAAATAGGTACTACCATTATTTATAGTCAGGATTATGCTATTTTCTCCATTGATCCCAACTTACTTTCCAATGCAAATGCTATTGTTAGAAATGAATCTATAGAAATATCTATTCTTTCTATAGATAAGATGAAGATCAAGACGCAGCGTGTAGTTACCGTGTTGAATAAATATGGGGAACAACACGCGCAAGCCTACGATTTTTATGATGATAATATAAAAATTAAGGATCAGCAAGTTGTGGTTTACAATAGCCTGGGAGAAGAAATTGATAAAATAAAAAAACGAGATTTTCAGGATCGCAGTCTGGTTGGTTCAGGGACATTGTATAGTGATAATCGGCTTAGTCATTTAAATTATACAATTAAAGATTATCCAATCACCATCGCTTACGAAAGTGAGGTAGAGACAAATTCTACCATTTTTCTTCAACCCTGGAAACCTCTAGGGAGTTATAACCTTAGCATAGAAAATACTTCTTATAAATTGCTGAATCCTAAGGCCATCCCATTAAGATATGAAGAAAGGAATCTTGAAGATTTAGATCTAAAAAAGAATAATTCAGATTCAGAATTATTTTATGAAGCAAAGAATATTTCTGCAGTTAAAAATGAATATTTGAGCCCTGATCTTTCCAACTATAGTCCGCAGGTTTTAGTGGCATTAAATGAGTTTGCTTTGGTTGGCGTGACTGGGAAAGCTTCAAATTGGAGAGAATTAGGGAAATGGCAATATGATTATTTGCTGAATGGAAAAACTGAACTTCCGCAGGAAACCATTTTAAAAATAAATGAGCTTACCGCAAGTGCCGATACCGATAGAGAAAAGGCAGAAATAATTTATAATTACGTTCAGGAAAATACGCGTTATATAAGCGTGCAATTGGGAATTGGTGGTTGGGAACCAATGAATGCTACCCAGGTTGATGAGCTTGGCTATGGCGATTGTAAAGCGCTTACCAATTATACTAAAGCCCTTCTGGAATCTCAAAATATCTCATCATATTATACGGTGGTTTATGGAGGTGATAAAGAAAATATAGATCCCGATTTTGCTTCAATGCAAGGAAACCATGTGATTTTAAATTTACCCCTGGAAGAAGAGGAAATATGGCTGGAATGTACCAGCCAATCTACACCATTTAACTATTTAGGCGATTTTACCGATAATAGAAAAGTACTAAAAATAACCCCTGAAGGCGGCGAAATTACGAGTACTCCTATTTATAACACCCAATCAAATCTTAAGGAGAGCATAACTGAAATTCAGTTAAACGAGAGTGGAGGATTCACTGCAGCAGTTATTCGAAAAAATTCTGGCGTTCCTTATGGAGATTCTTATGGAATTAGCAATATGAAAGAAGAGCATCAAAAAATATTTTATCGTGAAAATTGGGGGCATTTAAAAGAATTGGAGTTCAGTAAAATTGCTTTTGAAAATAATAGAGATTCAATTGTTTTTACTGAAAATTTAGAAATTAAAGGAAACAAATTAGCTTCAAAGGCTGGGAAAAGATTGTTATTACCCGTTAATTTTCTACAGGCAAAAACCTTCAATTTACCTAGAAATGAAAACAGAATTCTTCCGCTAGTAATAGAAAGAGGAGAAACTTTTAAAGATGCTTTCAAATTTCAATTACCGAAAGGTTATATAGTTGAGTCCATTCCGGAGCCGGTTAACATTGAAAATGAATTCGGAAACTTTACTATTAAAACCACGATTGACGGCACGGGGCTAAATGTAGAAAGACTTTTGGTTTTAAACGAAGGGAATTGGGATAGCACAAAATATAATTCCTATCGCAAATTTATGCATCAAATAAAATCTTATTCAAATCAAAAAGCAGTATTAGCCAGTAATTAA
- a CDS encoding pyridoxal phosphate-dependent aminotransferase, with product MIEQAKRLSNVKEYYFSTKLKEVRAMAAAGKDIINLGIGSPDLAPPQQVISALNEALVNTGAHQYQPYKGTPDFRNAIAEFHQNHYQVSLDAETEILPLMGSKEGITHISMAFLNEGDEVLIPNPGYPTYSSVTELVGAKAVYYDLNAEGNWLPNLEELAKKDLSKVKLMWVNYPHMPTGASANEKLFADLVKFGKENNILIVNDNPYSFILNDNPKSILKAEGAKDVVLELNSLSKSFNMAGWRIGMLCGSEKNLNTVLKVKTNMDSGMFYPLQAGAAAALRLNGDWFSTQNEVYQSRKEKVLKLAEALQCEPEKDQTGMFVWAKVPKGTNAEAFVDFLLNKYHIFTAPGFIFGSNGEGYIRFSLCATEENITRAIKRVTS from the coding sequence ATGATAGAGCAGGCAAAAAGGTTGAGCAACGTAAAAGAGTACTATTTTTCTACAAAATTGAAGGAAGTGCGTGCAATGGCAGCTGCCGGGAAAGATATTATAAATCTTGGTATTGGTAGCCCAGATTTGGCGCCACCGCAGCAGGTTATCTCAGCTTTAAACGAAGCTTTGGTAAATACCGGTGCACACCAATATCAGCCGTATAAAGGCACGCCAGATTTTAGAAATGCGATCGCTGAATTTCACCAAAATCATTACCAGGTTTCCCTGGATGCTGAAACTGAGATCCTGCCGCTTATGGGAAGTAAGGAGGGAATCACCCATATTTCTATGGCTTTTTTAAATGAAGGCGATGAGGTACTTATCCCAAATCCCGGGTATCCAACTTATTCTTCGGTTACTGAACTTGTAGGCGCAAAAGCGGTTTATTATGATCTAAATGCAGAAGGAAACTGGTTGCCGAATTTGGAAGAATTGGCCAAAAAAGATTTGAGCAAAGTGAAACTTATGTGGGTGAATTATCCGCATATGCCAACCGGAGCTTCTGCGAATGAAAAGCTTTTTGCTGATTTGGTAAAGTTTGGGAAGGAAAACAACATCCTCATTGTAAACGATAATCCGTACAGTTTTATCCTGAACGACAATCCAAAAAGTATTTTAAAAGCCGAAGGAGCTAAGGACGTGGTTTTAGAGCTGAATTCTTTAAGTAAAAGCTTTAATATGGCCGGCTGGCGAATAGGAATGCTCTGCGGAAGCGAGAAAAACCTAAACACGGTTTTAAAAGTAAAAACCAATATGGATAGCGGAATGTTTTATCCGCTGCAGGCAGGAGCTGCAGCGGCCTTACGCTTAAACGGAGATTGGTTTTCAACTCAAAACGAGGTTTATCAAAGCAGAAAAGAAAAAGTATTGAAATTAGCTGAAGCTTTGCAATGTGAACCTGAAAAAGATCAAACCGGAATGTTTGTTTGGGCAAAGGTTCCGAAGGGAACAAACGCAGAAGCTTTTGTAGATTTTCTGCTGAATAAATATCACATTTTTACCGCGCCGGGTTTCATTTTTGGAAGTAATGGCGAAGGTTACATTCGATTTTCACTTTGCGCGACCGAAGAAAATATTACCCGTGCTATAAAAAGAGTAACATCATGA
- a CDS encoding head GIN domain-containing protein, with protein MKKQVLGIAILIFVFLGCDSEEAPTCLQTSGEIITEEFSVEVFEGIIVYERVKLFIEQGDEYKVKIETGENLQEDVYAEVENNRLQLRNENSCNLFRDYEITKIYVTTPTLNWLQNSSGSAIESVGTLNFPELWLRSFNQERDPEIHTNGDFILDLEVENLRITNDNISNYFLTGNAENVNLFFANGDGRLEAGDFVVQHYDILHRGTNKLIVNPQQSLRGDIFGFGDIISKNRPPEVDIEEHYTGRLIFEAP; from the coding sequence ATGAAAAAGCAGGTTTTAGGAATAGCGATATTGATTTTTGTCTTTTTAGGATGTGATTCTGAGGAAGCGCCAACTTGTTTACAAACTTCCGGGGAAATTATTACTGAAGAATTTAGCGTTGAAGTTTTTGAAGGAATTATCGTTTATGAACGTGTAAAACTTTTTATTGAACAGGGCGATGAATATAAAGTGAAGATCGAAACCGGGGAAAATCTTCAAGAAGATGTTTATGCTGAAGTAGAAAATAACCGACTTCAACTTCGAAATGAAAATTCCTGTAATCTTTTTCGGGATTATGAGATCACAAAAATCTATGTTACTACACCAACTTTAAACTGGTTACAGAATAGCAGTGGCAGCGCGATTGAAAGTGTTGGCACGCTTAATTTCCCTGAACTTTGGTTGCGCTCATTTAACCAGGAACGAGATCCCGAAATTCATACCAATGGTGATTTTATCCTTGATCTTGAGGTTGAAAATCTAAGAATTACCAATGATAACATTTCCAATTATTTTCTCACCGGAAATGCAGAAAATGTAAATCTCTTCTTTGCCAATGGGGACGGCAGGCTGGAAGCCGGAGATTTTGTAGTGCAGCACTACGATATTCTACACCGCGGAACCAATAAGTTAATTGTCAATCCGCAGCAGTCTTTAAGAGGTGATATTTTTGGATTTGGAGATATAATTTCAAAAAACCGTCCACCGGAAGTCGATATTGAAGAACACTACACCGGCCGACTTATTTTTGAAGCCCCCTAA
- a CDS encoding prephenate dehydrogenase produces MKVQIIGIGLIGGSFALDIKSAFPEAEIFGSDADEQNLKKAKELGIIDHFSKMEDVQHADVVLVAVPVDVANKVITEVLDLVDENTLVFDAGSTKSGLCKEIANHQNRRNFLAAHPIAGTEFSGPEAAISNLYRNKTNIICEVEKTAFKLQERALDIFQKLGMRIRYMDPVSHDRHIAYVSHLSHISSFMLGKTVLEKERNERDIFDLAGSGFASTVRLAKSSPAMWSPIFKENKENVLETLTEYINNLTHFKDLLENDDFQEVYNEMQRTNHIKSILNGIN; encoded by the coding sequence ATGAAAGTTCAAATAATAGGAATAGGACTTATAGGAGGCTCTTTCGCGCTGGATATTAAATCGGCTTTTCCCGAAGCGGAAATCTTTGGAAGTGATGCCGATGAGCAAAACTTAAAAAAAGCAAAGGAACTCGGGATTATAGATCATTTTTCGAAAATGGAAGATGTTCAACACGCCGATGTTGTTTTGGTGGCTGTTCCGGTAGACGTAGCGAACAAAGTGATAACTGAAGTTTTAGATTTGGTAGATGAAAATACGCTGGTTTTTGATGCCGGTTCTACTAAATCCGGGCTTTGTAAGGAAATCGCTAATCATCAAAACCGTAGGAATTTTTTAGCGGCTCATCCTATTGCAGGAACCGAATTTTCGGGGCCCGAAGCAGCAATTTCTAATCTATACAGGAATAAGACAAATATTATCTGTGAGGTAGAAAAAACTGCTTTTAAACTTCAGGAAAGAGCGCTTGATATTTTTCAGAAACTGGGAATGCGAATTCGATATATGGATCCGGTTTCGCACGACAGGCATATCGCTTATGTTTCGCATTTATCGCATATAAGTTCATTTATGCTGGGAAAAACAGTATTGGAAAAAGAACGTAACGAGCGTGATATTTTTGATTTGGCGGGCAGTGGATTTGCTTCTACGGTGAGACTGGCAAAAAGTTCCCCGGCAATGTGGTCGCCAATATTCAAAGAAAATAAAGAGAATGTGCTGGAAACTTTAACTGAATATATCAATAACCTTACGCATTTTAAAGACTTGCTGGAAAATGATGATTTCCAGGAAGTTTATAATGAAATGCAACGCACCAATCATATTAAATCAATTTTAAACGGAATAAATTAA
- a CDS encoding bifunctional 3-deoxy-7-phosphoheptulonate synthase/chorismate mutase type II: protein MENNKEQRKWLDDFGLDHPLVIAGPCSAETEEQVLKIAHQLKDTDATVLRAGIWKPRTRPGNFEGVGALGLKWLKKAKEETGMLTTTEVANAHHVDLALENDVDILWIGARTTVSPFIVQDIADALKGTDKTVLVKNPVNPDLSLWLGAVERFHTADIKNLGVIHRGFSAYEKTKYRNNPEWQIAIELQNKFPDLPLILDPSHIAGRRDIIFDLCQTALDLNYDGLMVETHHTPDDAWSDAAQQITPATLVQIMKDLKIRKEISESEEFQNKLSTLRAKIDVADNQLIELLSKRMKISDEIGQVKKAQNVSVLQTKRWNEILGNMVLEGEQHGLSEEFILRLFKAVHQESINHQEKIMKA from the coding sequence ATGGAAAACAACAAAGAACAAAGAAAGTGGCTTGACGATTTCGGATTAGATCATCCGTTAGTAATCGCAGGACCTTGCAGCGCTGAAACCGAAGAACAGGTTTTAAAGATCGCTCACCAGTTAAAAGATACCGATGCCACGGTTTTACGTGCCGGAATTTGGAAACCCAGAACCAGACCGGGAAATTTTGAAGGAGTTGGAGCGCTAGGTTTAAAATGGTTAAAAAAGGCCAAAGAAGAAACCGGAATGCTAACCACTACTGAAGTTGCGAATGCACACCACGTAGACCTTGCTTTAGAAAACGATGTGGATATTCTTTGGATTGGCGCCAGAACAACGGTTTCACCGTTTATTGTTCAGGATATCGCAGATGCTCTAAAGGGCACCGATAAAACTGTATTGGTGAAAAACCCTGTAAATCCAGATCTTTCACTTTGGTTAGGAGCTGTTGAAAGATTTCATACTGCCGACATCAAAAATTTAGGAGTAATTCACCGTGGATTTTCAGCTTACGAAAAAACGAAATACAGAAATAATCCTGAGTGGCAGATCGCTATTGAGCTTCAGAATAAATTTCCAGATCTTCCGCTAATTTTAGATCCGTCGCACATTGCAGGACGTAGAGACATTATTTTTGATCTTTGTCAAACTGCTTTAGACCTTAATTACGACGGACTAATGGTTGAGACCCATCACACTCCCGATGATGCCTGGAGTGACGCTGCACAGCAAATCACCCCCGCAACACTGGTTCAGATTATGAAAGATTTGAAGATTAGAAAAGAGATTTCAGAAAGTGAAGAATTTCAGAATAAATTAAGCACTTTAAGAGCTAAAATTGATGTGGCTGATAATCAACTAATCGAGCTGCTTTCAAAAAGAATGAAAATTTCAGATGAAATTGGCCAGGTGAAAAAGGCACAGAACGTTTCGGTTTTACAAACCAAAAGATGGAACGAAATTCTTGGAAATATGGTTTTGGAAGGAGAGCAACACGGACTAAGCGAGGAATTTATTCTGCGTTTATTTAAAGCGGTTCACCAGGAATCTATTAACCACCAGGAGAAAATTATGAAAGCTTAA
- a CDS encoding acyloxyacyl hydrolase, protein MKKITALIFLFSIFNSSAQEFGKNYYSFDASYFYGTIAEHNPDIAHLITGHPTGLILGFNKKSFGFEDWEKRYNYPDVGASFTYQDMKNPSLGENYGLYAHMNFYLFKRNLMFRIGQGLAYASNPYHPDDNYKNNAYGSRLLSSTYLMANYKKENIFKGLGLQAGLSLIHYSNADFKSPNASTNTITFNLGLNYLLDHQNLPDYIPKGPKEKYTEPIHFNFVLRSGVNTMGIIGSKQYPFLTFSAYADKVLNHKSTLQAGTEVFFSKAMEERIYYQSVAFPSGNTTGDEDSKRVGVFVGHQLNFNKLSVITHLGYYAYYPYEHFVDQLYNRVGLQRKITEDLWASLTVRSHYANAEAVEFSIGYRL, encoded by the coding sequence ATGAAGAAAATTACTGCCCTTATTTTTCTTTTCAGCATTTTTAATAGTTCTGCCCAGGAGTTCGGGAAGAACTATTATTCTTTTGATGCCAGTTATTTCTACGGAACCATCGCCGAACACAATCCTGATATTGCCCATTTAATTACGGGGCATCCAACGGGTTTAATTCTTGGTTTTAATAAAAAAAGCTTCGGATTTGAAGATTGGGAAAAACGCTATAATTACCCCGATGTTGGTGCTTCTTTTACCTACCAGGATATGAAAAATCCCAGTTTAGGTGAGAATTACGGCCTCTATGCGCATATGAATTTCTACCTTTTTAAAAGGAATTTAATGTTTAGAATAGGGCAGGGGCTGGCGTATGCTTCCAATCCATACCATCCAGATGATAATTATAAGAATAATGCCTACGGTTCGCGATTACTTAGTTCAACTTACCTAATGGCGAATTATAAAAAGGAAAACATTTTTAAAGGTTTGGGATTACAGGCCGGGCTTTCTCTAATTCATTATTCCAACGCCGATTTTAAATCGCCCAATGCCAGTACTAATACGATCACCTTTAACCTGGGACTAAATTACTTGCTGGACCATCAAAACCTGCCTGATTATATTCCGAAAGGACCTAAAGAAAAATATACAGAACCCATTCATTTTAATTTTGTGTTGCGAAGTGGGGTAAATACTATGGGAATTATCGGTTCCAAACAGTATCCTTTTTTAACTTTTTCAGCTTATGCCGATAAGGTGCTTAATCATAAAAGTACGCTGCAGGCGGGAACCGAAGTTTTCTTTTCCAAAGCTATGGAAGAACGTATTTATTACCAGTCGGTAGCTTTTCCTTCGGGAAATACCACCGGAGATGAAGATTCCAAGCGAGTAGGAGTTTTTGTTGGGCACCAGCTAAATTTCAATAAGTTATCTGTGATCACCCATCTGGGGTATTATGCGTATTATCCATACGAGCATTTTGTAGATCAGCTTTATAACAGGGTTGGTCTGCAAAGAAAAATCACGGAAGATCTTTGGGCATCGCTTACTGTTCGCTCTCATTATGCGAATGCCGAAGCTGTAGAATTTTCAATTGGCTATCGTTTATGA
- the rsgA gene encoding ribosome small subunit-dependent GTPase A: protein MKGTVYKSTGSWYQVKSEAGTFYDCRIKGKFRIKGIKSTNPVAVGDRVEFDIEDKEGAEQGVIKKIDKRENYIIRKSVNLSKQTHIIASNIDQVFLLVTLNNPPTLTTFIDRFLVTAEAYHVKAVLLFNKVDSYNEDELVEVKYLAAIYRSAGYDCIGISATTGKNVDKVKEMMLGKTSMFAGHSGTGKSTLINAIEPGLNLKTSQISEQHKQGQHTTTFAEMFDLTFDARIIDTPGIKGFGVVEIEREELGDYFPEFFRIKQDCKFHNCLHLEEPKCAVKDALEEGEIAWSRYKSYLQILEGEEDHYRTDIYPKK, encoded by the coding sequence ATGAAAGGAACCGTTTATAAATCTACCGGAAGCTGGTACCAGGTGAAAAGTGAAGCGGGAACGTTTTATGACTGCCGAATTAAAGGAAAATTCAGGATTAAAGGTATTAAAAGTACCAATCCTGTTGCTGTGGGTGACCGCGTAGAATTTGATATTGAAGATAAGGAAGGCGCAGAGCAGGGAGTGATCAAGAAAATTGATAAACGCGAGAATTATATTATTCGAAAATCGGTTAATCTTTCAAAGCAGACCCATATTATCGCCTCCAATATAGACCAGGTCTTTTTACTGGTTACACTTAATAATCCTCCTACGCTTACCACTTTTATAGACCGTTTTTTAGTTACAGCTGAAGCTTATCACGTAAAAGCGGTTTTGCTTTTCAATAAAGTTGATAGCTATAATGAAGATGAATTGGTGGAGGTGAAATACCTGGCGGCCATTTATAGAAGTGCGGGTTACGATTGTATAGGAATTTCAGCAACTACCGGTAAAAATGTAGATAAAGTTAAGGAGATGATGCTGGGTAAAACCAGTATGTTTGCCGGCCATAGCGGTACTGGAAAATCAACCTTAATCAATGCCATAGAACCCGGCTTAAATTTGAAAACTTCTCAGATTTCTGAACAGCATAAACAGGGTCAACATACCACTACTTTTGCTGAGATGTTTGATCTTACTTTTGATGCAAGAATTATTGATACCCCGGGAATTAAAGGTTTTGGGGTAGTAGAAATTGAGCGTGAAGAATTGGGTGATTATTTTCCTGAATTTTTCAGAATAAAACAAGATTGTAAATTTCATAATTGTTTACACCTCGAGGAACCAAAATGCGCTGTAAAAGACGCCCTGGAAGAAGGCGAGATTGCCTGGAGCCGTTATAAAAGTTATTTGCAGATTTTGGAAGGAGAAGAAGACCATTACAGAACAGATATTTATCCTAAGAAATGA
- a CDS encoding prephenate dehydratase, giving the protein MDKIIAIQGVQGSFHHLVAQEYYHQEVEVLECMSFAELTKSLLNGDATEGVMAIENSIAGSILPNYALIDENNLKVVGEHYIPIDMNFMAMPGQKIENIKKVYSHPMALLQCKEFFKKHPHIKLIEDSDTAEVARRISEKGSTKVAAVASKAAAGLFGLEILAESIHTKKSNATRFLIISTKKKEPNGDKIDKASLKFELESKRGSLVSVLNILRDFNLDMTKIQSMPIIEFPWKYSFFIDVIFEDYSEFQKAMDILQVMTERLTILGTYKNSL; this is encoded by the coding sequence ATGGATAAAATTATTGCAATTCAGGGAGTGCAGGGTTCATTTCATCATTTGGTGGCCCAGGAATATTACCACCAGGAGGTTGAGGTTTTAGAGTGCATGTCTTTTGCTGAACTCACTAAAAGCCTTTTAAACGGTGATGCCACCGAAGGTGTAATGGCTATAGAAAACTCTATCGCCGGATCAATTTTGCCAAATTATGCTTTGATAGATGAAAATAATCTAAAAGTGGTTGGCGAGCATTATATCCCGATAGATATGAATTTTATGGCGATGCCGGGACAAAAAATAGAGAATATTAAAAAGGTCTATTCGCACCCTATGGCACTTTTGCAGTGCAAGGAATTCTTTAAAAAACACCCGCATATTAAATTAATTGAAGACAGTGATACGGCCGAAGTAGCTCGAAGAATTTCAGAAAAAGGAAGCACAAAAGTTGCTGCGGTGGCGAGTAAAGCCGCGGCGGGATTATTCGGACTGGAAATTCTTGCAGAAAGTATTCATACCAAGAAAAGCAATGCGACTCGTTTTTTAATTATTAGCACTAAAAAGAAGGAGCCAAACGGCGATAAAATAGATAAAGCTTCTTTAAAGTTTGAACTGGAAAGTAAGCGTGGCAGCCTGGTTTCAGTATTGAATATTTTACGGGATTTCAATCTTGATATGACTAAGATACAGAGTATGCCCATAATAGAATTTCCGTGGAAATATTCATTTTTTATCGATGTGATCTTTGAAGATTATTCAGAATTTCAAAAAGCGATGGATATTCTTCAAGTAATGACCGAGCGATTAACAATTTTAGGAACCTACAAAAATAGTTTGTAA
- the gldA gene encoding gliding motility-associated ABC transporter ATP-binding subunit GldA, with protein MSIYVEGISKFYGEQKALDSVSFKLNKGEIVGFLGPNGAGKSTLMKILTGYLTASEGKAEVNGISLEDDLHKIQQQIGYLPEHNPLYTEMYVREYLEFNSRIFKTDKSRIEEVIELTGLKPEANKKIEQLSKGYRQRVGLATALLHDPEVLILDEPTTGLDPNQLVEIRNLIKNIGKEKSGKTIFLSTHIMQEVEAVCDRVIIINKGKVVADKNLKDLREENEQVILVEFDYRVEQVALQKLPHLISAKNVGGFAYELTFDTKKDMRPAVFDFAHDNGLKTLQLNQKTKNLESLFAELTAPRAPEGGV; from the coding sequence ATGTCTATTTATGTTGAAGGAATTTCAAAATTTTATGGCGAACAAAAAGCGCTGGACTCCGTTTCTTTTAAGCTGAACAAAGGAGAGATTGTTGGTTTTTTGGGGCCTAACGGCGCCGGAAAATCCACTTTAATGAAAATCCTTACCGGTTATTTAACGGCGTCTGAAGGAAAAGCGGAAGTAAATGGAATTTCCCTTGAAGACGATTTACATAAAATCCAACAGCAAATTGGGTATTTACCGGAACACAATCCATTATATACTGAAATGTACGTTCGGGAATACCTGGAATTTAATTCCAGGATCTTTAAAACCGATAAATCAAGAATTGAAGAAGTTATTGAGCTTACAGGGCTAAAACCCGAAGCCAATAAAAAAATAGAGCAGCTTTCTAAAGGCTATCGCCAACGAGTTGGATTAGCCACCGCCCTGCTACACGATCCCGAAGTTTTGATTTTAGATGAGCCAACCACTGGCTTAGATCCTAATCAATTGGTGGAAATCAGGAATCTTATTAAAAACATTGGGAAGGAAAAATCGGGAAAAACCATATTTCTTTCTACTCATATTATGCAGGAAGTTGAAGCCGTTTGCGACCGGGTAATTATTATTAATAAAGGAAAGGTAGTTGCCGATAAGAATTTAAAAGATTTAAGGGAAGAAAATGAACAGGTAATTTTAGTGGAATTCGATTACCGGGTGGAGCAAGTTGCCCTCCAGAAATTACCACATCTTATTTCAGCTAAAAATGTAGGCGGATTTGCCTATGAACTCACCTTTGACACCAAAAAAGATATGCGCCCCGCAGTATTCGATTTTGCCCATGATAACGGATTGAAAACTTTACAGTTGAATCAAAAAACAAAGAATTTAGAAAGTTTATTTGCTGAACTCACCGCCCCCCGGGCCCCCGAAGGGGGAGTTTAG